Part of the Mycolicibacterium mageritense genome is shown below.
TTGGAGAGCGCGAGCGAACCCGAATAGAGGTTCATCACATTGATCCGCACCTGTGTGAGGATCGCGAATATGACTCCGAGAACACCCATCACGACCGCAAAGATCAGCCCGGGGTCGGTGGCGGCGAGTTCCTGTTCCCCGCGCGTGCCGTCGAAGTGCGAGATCATCGTGAAACCGAGGAACACACCGAGCACCATCACGACGGAGATCATCAGCAGCTCGACGAGCATGACGCCGGCCGTCCCGGCGTAGGAAACCGATCTCTTGACGAACCGTCCGTAGTCGGTGGCGATGAGTGCCTGGAACACCACCTGGCCGTTGGCCAGGCTCAGCGCCTGCCACATCGCCGTGGCCGTCACGCCGTCCTGTACGGCCCACTCGCCCGGCCCGACCAGGACGTAGCCGTTGGCCAGCATGACCATGCCGATCACGAACAGGACCAGGAATATCGGCATGCCGAACCGCTGCAGGATGTTCATCGAGTGCATGCCCCGCCACGAGTAGTACAACGCGATGAGCGCGACGACCGCGAACACCACGCTGGCACCCGCCGAATCGATTGAGATTCCGGCGATCTCACTCAGGCCATGCGAGACGATGCTGCCTTCGAAGATGAAGTAGAAGACGTAGTTGACCGCGTAGACGAACGAAGCGATCGCCGAGCCGCGCGCCCCGAAACCCAACCCTCGCGACAGCAGGGGCAGCGACAATCCTTCCTGGCTGGCGATCCGCATGACCAACGCTCCGACCACCGTGGCGCCGATGACCATGTATGCGATCGGGATGAGCAACGCCGGCCAGCCCACCAGGAAGCCCATCTGGCCACCGAGGGCGAACCAGAACATCGCCGTCACGTTTCCCGTGAGCACGAGGAGAATGGCGGGCCGGCGCCACCGTTGGCTGTCGGGTACCCGCGTGGTCGCATAGCTCTCGATCTGGTCGTCGAGGCTCGTCGCCGGTCCATGGAAGTAACTGCTGAGGCTCAACGCGTGAGTCCTTTCCCGCCTCCGGTGCACGCGCCGATGCCTACGCACACGGGAGGTGATCGATCCGATGCAAGACCGCAGGAGCACTGGTGTCGCTGCCGGTATGTGGCCGCACATCCTTGCGATGTGAACTACATCTCAACGTGCGGGAAGATCGAAGTCAACGGACAGTGCTGCACACTGAAGTGCAAAAACGCACGCCTAACTCGCGCGATTGTGCAGACTATGAATATCCTTGGCGTCCAACAGTATCCAAGCGTGCAGCGCATCACGCCTTCAGTGCCGCCGTCCACGGCCAACATCGGCCACGGCGCCATCGGAGAACGGTGTGCCGGTTTTTCGCAATCGCCTGCATGAAATTTGGTAGCACCCTTATCGCGGGGTTTCTAGGCTACGTGCGCGCGGTCTCCGAATAGGCGGCGAGAACGCGCGAGGCCGCCCCGTCTCCGCTCCACCGGAGGCGGGGCGGCCGCTCCCGACGCTTACGGGTTACTGCCACAGATGACCGGCCGGAACGAGTTCAGCTCGGCCGGAAGTTATTTCACTCACCGCAGAGCTCAAATGCGCCGGGTCGGCACAGAGCACCCTGATTACGGCCTTCTGCCCGTACTCCACGCCGTCCACGGCGAACCTTCGCCCACGCAATTCCGCCTCGACCCAACCAGCTTCGGCATGGTCGACCGCGAGCGTGAACACCTGCAACCGCGCCCGCGGACGTAGAGTCGCGGTATCGATCGCAGCCGTGACCGTGCCGGCGTAAGCGCGGGTCAGCCCTCCGGCACCAAGTTTGATTCCCCCGTAGTAGCGCGACACCACCGCCACCACATTCACCAGTTCTCGCGCCCGCAAGGCACTCAGAATGGGTACGCCTGCTGTTCCGCTGGGTTCCCCGTCATCACTGCACCGCTCGATCCGACTCGCGACTTCGTCACCCACGATGTAGGCGTAGCAGTGGTGCCCGGCGCCGGCATCCAATTCGCGTGCCATCGAGATGAGCCCGTTTGCATCCTCTTCACTGTCGGCGCGGCGCATTCGGCCGACGAACCGCGACCTCTTGATCGTCTGCTCCGACTGAGGCCTGACCTCAGGATCCAGAGTGAACGACATACGTCGAATTGTAGGAGTTCGACTGGTCGCGGGTGCCGGTCTACGGCTGTCAGCTGCGCAGTATGAGCGCGGATCCTTGCCCACCACCGCCGCACAGGGCCGCCGCTCCCGTTCCGCCGCCGCGGCGCTGCAGTTCCAACGCGAGGTGTAGGACGATCCGTGCGCCGGACATACCCAGCGGATGGCCGATGGAGATGGCCCCTCCGTTGACGTTGACCTTCTCCGGGTCG
Proteins encoded:
- a CDS encoding IMPACT family protein; amino-acid sequence: MSFTLDPEVRPQSEQTIKRSRFVGRMRRADSEEDANGLISMARELDAGAGHHCYAYIVGDEVASRIERCSDDGEPSGTAGVPILSALRARELVNVVAVVSRYYGGIKLGAGGLTRAYAGTVTAAIDTATLRPRARLQVFTLAVDHAEAGWVEAELRGRRFAVDGVEYGQKAVIRVLCADPAHLSSAVSEITSGRAELVPAGHLWQ
- a CDS encoding purine-cytosine permease family protein; translated protein: MSLSSYFHGPATSLDDQIESYATTRVPDSQRWRRPAILLVLTGNVTAMFWFALGGQMGFLVGWPALLIPIAYMVIGATVVGALVMRIASQEGLSLPLLSRGLGFGARGSAIASFVYAVNYVFYFIFEGSIVSHGLSEIAGISIDSAGASVVFAVVALIALYYSWRGMHSMNILQRFGMPIFLVLFVIGMVMLANGYVLVGPGEWAVQDGVTATAMWQALSLANGQVVFQALIATDYGRFVKRSVSYAGTAGVMLVELLMISVVMVLGVFLGFTMISHFDGTRGEQELAATDPGLIFAVVMGVLGVIFAILTQVRINVMNLYSGSLALSNAWDVLSPKKIGRQWWMVLLVGLGVVLYPINVLQYTDKFLAVTGIMTNTWIFILLSDYFVCRKLLGLAPSSQIEYREGRVKDWNLCGMAALAAGLAVGALGVAGAYPMHFASFAAMLVGPIVYIPLAILTKGSQYGSTTQAADADDTADDNRTEVAEALE